Part of the Pedobacter roseus genome is shown below.
AGGCCTATATCTTTTTCCAAGGGGAGTTGATATCACACCTTATAAGGACAATTATCTGCTTGCAGGCAATGTGGGTACTGCCCGCCAGAACTGGCTTGGTGGTTCTGCAGATGTTAACCAGAACCCATGGTTTTTAACCAACCTTAATCCAAATACAGCCATCAGAAACCGTTATTTATTAAGTGGAAATGTGAAATATGAGTTTACTCCATGGTTAAACTTACAGATCAGGGGAAATATAGACCGTACTACTGATGATTTTGAAAACAGACGTTATTCGGGTATAAACGGAAACTTTAACTCAAATGGAAGAGGATATCTGTCTCAGAACACCCAAACTTTTATTCAGAAATATGCTGATGCGATCTTAAATGTTACCGTACCATTGAAAGGATCTGACTTTAAGATTAACGGATTAATTGGTAGTAGCATTAACGATCAGAAAACCTCAGGATTATCTTTAGCAGGTGATCTGAGTGCGGTTGATTTATTCACACCGAATAATACCATTGTGGCCAATGCAGGCACCTATACCTCAGATGTTTTGAATACCACTAAAGCGAGTGATGCTTTCCACAGCCAGTTACAGGCGGTATTTGCAAACGCGAATTTATCATATAAGGATTGGGCATTTTTAACATTAACAGGCAGAAACGACTGGTCTTCAAACCTGTCATTTACACCAAATGTTTCTTATTTCTATCCATCAGTAGGCTTATCATTTATTGTATCGCAAATGGTGAAATTGCCAGAGGCGATTACTTATGCCAAAATAAGAGGTACTTATGCTGAAGTGGGTAACACGGTGCCAGCTTATTTAACTTTTATCCAGAATACTTTGGGTAACGGTGGCGCACTTACCATTAATACCAACAGGGCATTTGCAGAGTTAAAACCAGAAAGAACAAAATCTTTCGAGATTGGTACAGATATGCGTTTTCTGGCCAACCGTTTAAATTTTAGCTTTACCTATTACAAAACAAACACCAAAAACCAGTACATTCCGGTTAAACCAGCACCATCAGGACTTGTTGCAACAGGTTACTTAAATGCAGGTGATGTTCAAAATCAGGGTATACAGTTTACTTTAGGCGCTGATGTGTTAAAAGGCGATGGCCTTAACTGGAACACGGCAATCAACGGATCGATGAACAGAAACAAAATTATTGATGTTGCTGCTTCACAAGGTTTAAATTCGATCGATTTAACAGGTGGAGGTAACAATGCTTATATCTCACGTATAGCCGCAGGTGGATCTTATGGTGATATTTACGGTTATACTTTACAAAGAGATGCAAACGGCCGCATCATTTTAACTGGTGACGGATCGACTGCAAACCCTTACTTTCCTGTTAAAAGTGCAGATTATAGTCTGATTGCAAATGCAAACCCTAAATTTCAGTTGGGCTGGAACAACAGTTTCAATTATAAAGATTTCAGCTTAAGCTTCCTGGTAGATGGTAAATTTGGAGGTAAGGTACTTTCACTTACTGAAGCATTGATGGATCAGGCTGGTGCTTCAAAAGCATCGGGTGATGCAAGGGCACAAGGCGGTGTTAAAATTGATGGTGTAGATGCCAGCGGAAAAGCAGTTTCAGCTACCATTAACCCACAAAGCTATTATTCTTTCTTAGGTGATAGAAACGGTGTAACTGGCGAATATGTGTATAGCGCTACCGTAGTTCGCTTGCGCGAAGCTTCAATAGGTTATAATTTACCATTAAAAGGAACATTTAAAAGTATGCGCCTTTCGTTAATTGGTAGAAACCTGTTCTACTTCTACAAAAAAGCACCTTACGATCCAGAGGTTACCATGTCTACCGGTAATGGTTTATCTGGTATAGATGTTTTTAACCAACCGGTTACCAGAAGTTTTGGTTTTAACCTTAATGTTTTATTTTAATACGAACAAACATGAAATCGATATATCATTCATCTCAACATAAAATTAAAGGTTTGTCTTTAGTTTTACTTT
Proteins encoded:
- a CDS encoding SusC/RagA family TonB-linked outer membrane protein, producing the protein MKKSLQLTCLLLYASAGLYAATPADHFNRTSFHSVYQDAIKGTVKDETGNPVPGVTITIKGAQGGTQTNTSGQYSIAAKADDVLVFSFIGYQSKEVTVGTQSTLDVTLTPDSKNLETVVVTALGIKRSEKSLTYTTQQVSGEELNKVKSPNLVNSLNGKVAGMTISPSSSGVGGSAKVILRGSRSVSGNNQPLYVIDGVPISNNGNANAQQNSVFGGGQDGGDGISNLNPDDIESLTVLEGASAAALYGSQAQNGVILITTKQGKAGKTQIGFSSSLTFDKIAYKPEFQNSYGPASATTRDSWGGPISNTTDNLDQFFQTGTNATNSINFSGGSEIAQTYFSYANTYASGIQEGNKLNRHNINLRETAKFLNNKLTVDGNVSYINQRINNSPSIGLYNNPLVGLYLFPRGVDITPYKDNYLLAGNVGTARQNWLGGSADVNQNPWFLTNLNPNTAIRNRYLLSGNVKYEFTPWLNLQIRGNIDRTTDDFENRRYSGINGNFNSNGRGYLSQNTQTFIQKYADAILNVTVPLKGSDFKINGLIGSSINDQKTSGLSLAGDLSAVDLFTPNNTIVANAGTYTSDVLNTTKASDAFHSQLQAVFANANLSYKDWAFLTLTGRNDWSSNLSFTPNVSYFYPSVGLSFIVSQMVKLPEAITYAKIRGTYAEVGNTVPAYLTFIQNTLGNGGALTINTNRAFAELKPERTKSFEIGTDMRFLANRLNFSFTYYKTNTKNQYIPVKPAPSGLVATGYLNAGDVQNQGIQFTLGADVLKGDGLNWNTAINGSMNRNKIIDVAASQGLNSIDLTGGGNNAYISRIAAGGSYGDIYGYTLQRDANGRIILTGDGSTANPYFPVKSADYSLIANANPKFQLGWNNSFNYKDFSLSFLVDGKFGGKVLSLTEALMDQAGASKASGDARAQGGVKIDGVDASGKAVSATINPQSYYSFLGDRNGVTGEYVYSATVVRLREASIGYNLPLKGTFKSMRLSLIGRNLFYFYKKAPYDPEVTMSTGNGLSGIDVFNQPVTRSFGFNLNVLF